CGCGCGCGACTTCATCGATTTCCTCCCCGCGTCGAACCGCGAGGAAGTTCCCGAGCGCCCGACCGACGATCCCTGGGACCGCGCCGAGCAAAGCCTCGACACGCTGATCCCGCCCAACGCAAATCAGCCCTATGACATGCACGAGCTGATTTCGAAGACGCTAGACGACGGCGATTTCTTCGAAGTGCAGCCGGGCCATGCCGGCAACATCCTCTGCGGCTTCGGCCGGATCGAGGGGCGCACGGTGGGCGTGGTCGCCAACCAGCCGATGGTGCTGGCGGGCGTGCTCGACATCAACAGCTCGAAAAAGGCCGCGCGGTTCGTGCGCTTCTGCGACGCGTTCGAAATCCCGATCCTGACCTTTGTCGACGTGCCGGGCTTCCTGCCGGGCGTCGGGCAGGAGCATAACGGCATCATCAAGCATGGCGCGAAACTGCTCTTCGCTTATGCCGAGGCGACCGTTCCCAAGATCACCGTCATCACGCGCAAGGCCTATGGCGGCGCATACGATGTGATGGCATCGAAGCACCTGCGCGGTGATTTGAACTATGCCTGGCCGACCGCCGAGATCGCGGTGATGGGCGCCAAGGGCGCGGTCGAGATCATCTTCCGCGGCCGCACGCCGGAGGAAATCGCCGAGAAGACCAAGGAATATGAAGACCGCTTCGCCAACCCCTTCGTGGCGGCGAGCAAGGGCTTCATCGACGAGGTCATCATGCCGCATTCCACGCGCCGCCGCATCGCGCTGGGGCTCCGCAAGCTGCGCAACAAGCAGCTCGAGAACCCGTGGAAGAAGCATGATAATATTCCGCTGTGAGACGACCGCATGAAATCCCTCATCATTACATTCGCGGCGATTTCTCTCGCAGCTTGTGGCTCCTCACCGAGCGGTAGTCCTAACGAGCAGGCTGCTTCGTCGGTCGGTACGACCCTCATTTACGATATCCCGTCCATGGTTGGGATGAGCAAAGAGGCGATCGATGTGCAATGGGGTGAACCCAATTGCCCGCCAAAGAACTCTTGCGAGTACGGTGACAAGCTGACGGTTTATTTTGTCGAAGGTCGCGCCGCGAACTTCACTTTGCCTCCGGTTGATGACGTTCGTGCATACGGCTTTTCGGTCGGGGCGCCGAGTTTTGAAAACACCGGTGTAACTCGCTGGAATGTGGATATTGGCGGGCTGGGAGCTGAGATCAGCTCCTTCGAAGACAACTTCGTGTACGTAAGCACTGTTAACCCATCGGAAGTGCCGACTTCGTGGTAATTGAGGTGAAAACATGAAACTAGGCCGTCTCAATCATGTCGGCGTCGCCACGCCGGACCTCGACGCCTCGATCGCGCATTATCGCGATATCATGGGCGCGACCGACATTACCGAGCCGTTCGTGCTCGACAGCCAGAAGGTGCGCGTCTGCTTCGTCAATACGCCGGGCGAGAACGGTACTGCGGGGACGCAGATCGAGTTGCTCGAACCCACCGATCCCGACAGCGCGGTCGGCAAGTGGATCGAGAAGAACCCGCTCGGGGGCCAGCATCATATCTGCTACGAAGTGCCCGACATTCACGAGGCGAAGGCGTGGTTCGAGAGCAAGGGCAAGCGCGTCCTCGGCGAACCGCGCATCGGCGCGCACGGCACGCTGATCTTCTTCGTCCACCCCAAGGATATGGGCGGGCAGCTGACCGAGATCATGGAAACGCCGAAGGATGGGGCGCACTGATGCCGAACACCCCGTTTGCTTCGAGCGCAGGTTCGAGCTTGTCGAGAACCGAAGTCGAGAAGGCTGTGATCGGTTAGGGTTCTCGACGGGCGCATCTCGACTTCGCTCGATGCTGCTCGAACCAAGCGGACAGTCGAGAACCGGTTCTCGACAAGCTCGAACCAAACGGGATTTTGATCCTCACGGAATGCGTATTTAGGGACTGGACAGGATGACCGACAAACCCACGCGCGACGACTGGAAGGCGCTGGCCGACAAGGAAGTGAAGGGGCGCGACCTCACCTGGCACACGCCGGAGGGGATCGACGTCAATCCGCTCTACACGGCTGACGATACCGAAGGCTGGGACCCGGGCCTGCCGGGCTTCGCGCCGTACACGCGCGGTGTGAAGGCGTCGATGTATGCCGGGCGCCCCTGGACGATCCGCCAGTACGCCGGTTTCTCGACTGCCGAGGAGTCGAACGCATTCTATCGCCGCAACCTCGCGGCGGGGCAGAAGGGGCTTTCGGTCGCCTTCGATCTCGCCACCCATCGCGGCTATGACAGCGATCATCCGCGCGTGACGGGCGATGTCGGCAAGGCGGGCGTCGCGATCGACAGCGTCGAGGAC
This genomic interval from Sphingosinithalassobacter tenebrarum contains the following:
- a CDS encoding acyl-CoA carboxylase subunit beta, producing the protein MKGRTTEFRRLDAGNPRKARSAAQHGKGKLTARERLDVLLDPGSFEEYDMYVEHNCVDFGMPDQVVPGDGVVTGSGTINGRLVFVFSQDFTVFGGSLSERHAQKICKVMDMAMKVGAPVIGLNDSGGARIQEGVASLAGYAEVFQRNVMASGVIPQLSLIMGPCAGGAVYSPAMTDFIFMVKDSSYMFVTGPDVVKTVTNEVVTQEELGGAVTHTTKSSVADVAFENDIEALLAARDFIDFLPASNREEVPERPTDDPWDRAEQSLDTLIPPNANQPYDMHELISKTLDDGDFFEVQPGHAGNILCGFGRIEGRTVGVVANQPMVLAGVLDINSSKKAARFVRFCDAFEIPILTFVDVPGFLPGVGQEHNGIIKHGAKLLFAYAEATVPKITVITRKAYGGAYDVMASKHLRGDLNYAWPTAEIAVMGAKGAVEIIFRGRTPEEIAEKTKEYEDRFANPFVAASKGFIDEVIMPHSTRRRIALGLRKLRNKQLENPWKKHDNIPL
- the mce gene encoding methylmalonyl-CoA epimerase, coding for MKLGRLNHVGVATPDLDASIAHYRDIMGATDITEPFVLDSQKVRVCFVNTPGENGTAGTQIELLEPTDPDSAVGKWIEKNPLGGQHHICYEVPDIHEAKAWFESKGKRVLGEPRIGAHGTLIFFVHPKDMGGQLTEIMETPKDGAH